The nucleotide sequence AAGACCCTTATCTCTACTTTTATGAAGATTTCTTGGCTAAATATGACAAAAGTTTAAGAAAAAGTAATGGAGTGTATTATACACCCCATTCTGTTGTTAATTTTATTGTGGGTAGTTTGAATAAAATTTTAAAATATAATTTTGGTCTAGAAAATGGTTTTGCAAATAGAGATAAAGTTACTGTACTGGATTTTGCTACTGGTACTGGTACCTTTTTATTTGAAATCATTAAGTGTATTTTAAGAGAAATTCCAAAGCAATCTGAAAAACAAAAATACTATATTAATGAACATATTCTAAAAAATATATATGGTTTTGAATATTTAATGGCACCATATGCGGTTGCTCATTTAAAATTATGTCAGTACTTAAAGGAAGTTTGTGATTACAATTTTGATAGTGAACAGTCAAGACCACAAATATTTTTAACAAATACCCTTGATTTGATAGACATTCCAAATCAGGGTAGTTCTCAAGTGTTATTTTCTGCAATTAATGAAAAAAATAGACTCGTTAATGAAATTAAAAATAAACCAATTTTCGTAATTCTTGGTAATCCTCCTTACAATGTAAGATCAAAGAATAATAATGCTTATATCCTAAACTTAATTAAAAGCTATAAAACGATAAATAATGAACCACTCAATGAAAAGGCAATAATTTCATTAAATGATGATTATGTTAAGTTTATTAGATTTGCAGAACACAAATTTGAAAGTGCTGATGAAGGACTTCTTGGAATTATTACTAATAATGGATACCTTGATAACATAACATTTAGAGGAATGAGATATCATTTACTTCAAACTTTTGATGAAATTTACATTGTTAATTTGCATGGTGACTTAAGAAAAAAAGAACAAACAGATGATGGTAGTACTGATGAGAATATATTTGATATTCAAACAGGTGTTGCAATTAGCATTTTTATTAAAAATAAAGACGAAGCAAAGAAAAATGAATTTGCTAATGTTTTTTATAAGAGTATTAAAGGAAAGAGGTTGGAAAAATATGAATTCTTAAATACAAATGATATTTTTAGTATCAATTTTGAACAACTCAAGGTTAATCCTCCTTATTGTTTCTTTACTAAAAAATTTTTAGATAATAAAAATTCTTACAATAAGGGAATCTCACTTAAAGACATATTTAAGGAGTATAACTCTGGATTAATGTCTAATAGAGATAAAATTGCAATTGATTTTACTAAAGAAGAGCTTTTAAGAAAGCTAAATGACATAGCTTATCTAGATGAACAAACTGCAAGATATAAGTATGATTTGCAAACAGACTCTAGAGATTGGAAGTTACCTATAGTTAAGAGCTTTCTAAAAGCTACAAACATCGATGCAAAATATGTTAAAAAAATAGCTTACAGACCATTTGATAATAGATTTATCTATTACACTGAAAGCAAAGGCGTTGTAGCAAGGCCGGGCTATAAAATAATGAAACATATGCTAAACATTGATAATGTAGGTTTGGTTGCAACAAGACTCCTATCAATAAATAGCTTTAAACATACTTTTATTACTTCTAGCATTGCAGAAGCAGGTTTAATTTCAAATAGAACCAGTGAGACTTCTTATTTGTTTCCATT is from Borrelia turicatae 91E135 and encodes:
- a CDS encoding type ISP restriction/modification enzyme translates to MDENTVAEIRSVEKLASLFAENTKILKKLVEQCLDLHLRLKKQNILVETYNIIKENIYNNDLKVGEFADSIAQTITYGFFLAKLNNTSNLRIDFDNIKKFIPNNFALIQDILKLIDDIVGSREYYNVRWILEELINIINKLNSKMIFKQFSFTQNVKDPYLYFYEDFLAKYDKSLRKSNGVYYTPHSVVNFIVGSLNKILKYNFGLENGFANRDKVTVLDFATGTGTFLFEIIKCILREIPKQSEKQKYYINEHILKNIYGFEYLMAPYAVAHLKLCQYLKEVCDYNFDSEQSRPQIFLTNTLDLIDIPNQGSSQVLFSAINEKNRLVNEIKNKPIFVILGNPPYNVRSKNNNAYILNLIKSYKTINNEPLNEKAIISLNDDYVKFIRFAEHKFESADEGLLGIITNNGYLDNITFRGMRYHLLQTFDEIYIVNLHGDLRKKEQTDDGSTDENIFDIQTGVAISIFIKNKDEAKKNEFANVFYKSIKGKRLEKYEFLNTNDIFSINFEQLKVNPPYCFFTKKFLDNKNSYNKGISLKDIFKEYNSGLMSNRDKIAIDFTKEELLRKLNDIAYLDEQTARYKYDLQTDSRDWKLPIVKSFLKATNIDAKYVKKIAYRPFDNRFIYYTESKGVVARPGYKIMKHMLNIDNVGLVATRLLSINSFKHTFITSSIAEAGLISNRTSETSYLFPLFLIEGQKSLGNSPKENFKESFRNFINNKYSKQFEPQEILGYIYAILNSSIYRTKYIEFLKIDFPKIIFVDSVEIFEKLSHLGINLINAYLLKDISKLDKNIGMHISNTNEKRIVQKIEYIKETKELIYNNHSKFINVPCNVYEFVIGSYQVLKNYLKYRKGRELSIDEIKHFEKVIKVIQYTIDIQKQIDLIICNLQEFDNSIELLNVA